The genomic stretch GGATTGTTTTCTGATGGGATTTTGGAAATAGGGTGGGGTTTGGTTGGGAGAGGCTGGGAGGGGAGAATCTGGGAAAGAGGGGTAAAGGGTTTGTTGGGATGGAAAGAGGAGATGGCTTTGAGAGAGATGTCGAGAGAAGAAACGAGGCCGGGGACGAGGTTGGTGGTTTGGAGGGAGGCGATGAGGTCGAGCTGGACGGAGTGGAGGCTGTCGGCGCGGGATTCGAGCTGCTGCCTCATCTCCTTTATGATTGTCATGGATTCTTCGCTAACCTCAGTCTCCATTGTTGAACAAATGGATCTTTGCCTCTTCTTCTCTCGAGGGTTTCCAATTTCAGAGACggttctcttttctttttattttcatggcAAAAGCTAATTCTTCTTCGCTCTCAAAAAGGGTTTAGATCATTCACGACCATGTCACTGTACCGTCCCTTCAAACGCTATATGCAGTCattatacttttttactccGTCCTTTAATTAAGGGACGCAACCTGTAACCCTTCGTCCCTTAatcgtctcttaaattactattcattcaatttcatttttttatttttttctaacaaattcaattaataaaaacacacttcattaaaaataaaataacattacaatataaaataaaaatacaacttaaaattcaaaaaaataaaaaacacacataattaaaatcctaaaaaaataaaaatgacataatttaaaatataattttatagaaaataaaaaaactactccgccggcgaatcatcccccggaagaggcggtggaggtgcactgaagccgtgaggaggcggaatgccaagttgtgccgccataaacgcaactccgttaagccaggcttgatattgggcgggcgtaaagcgggaagtgcctgccattgtggcggtcatgtacatggccataagggagttggggggtcccccgagcccgagcctgcctggcttgattcggctcggcccctcctccctctagccgccttcgccccatttctcccttgcggtcgacggcgcccacgggaggaccccccgacATTGTCTGTCGGGGTCTCCTCCTCCTGCGAGGAAAACTCTTGTGccccgctgcccgaaccgccctcaccagacgagtattggccactcgccatgtgcttcgtgcgcttcgaggtcgagcacgagctggaccgcacaccgccggcccacctttcctcgtccctgACGAGCTCCCAAACATCGagatatttgaattgtttgccggtgtcttcgaagtagacccgcaaagccgacctcagaatgtcggctcccgtggctccgctttggtactgCGTCGCTTCATTCTCGTAGAtggcgcagaatcgtttgacctctctgtcgactcggtcaaagtgagcgcggagcatcttatatgtgcggcggcgggtctatttcggcttaatctcgtggtaggcctcggtgaccttttcccataaGCACTTCcagggttgttgattcccgacgatgggatcgtatgaGACgatgatccaggcgttgtacaccgccagagtttctttggggccgtacggatgccggcctagatcctcctcctccgcgtccgcctccgccctggagcctcccccgcctcggcctcctcccccacctcggccttcttccggagtgggttgaaccggataatcctcccgaatctgggataatccctgcgaataccgcggggcggagggacgggcgtatgcatcaacatcaaaattgggtggttggtaccccccggcgtcgacgaaccctgggtgcccggcgtcgacgaaccggaaccacccaatgtattgtacatgctcccccagtcgccgaacgcgttgagatcccacgcgtcggagccgccaccgctggacattttgtgatgagatgttagatgaaaattggagaggaaatagaGATGAATTgggaagagtagatgtgtagttgtgtgcgaaatgaggatgaaatatgagtattaatagagtaaaaaataataaaaaggggAAAAACGGCtctattaacggtaatattaccgtttaacattttttttaatccgaattttaaaaaaaaatgaattatcgCGTCAgtgtgacgatgcccactcgcgggacgGCGAGTGGGCCTCACACATGGcttgggagcgcgccacgtcgtcTCGACGCTTGGCGAGCCGTCCCGCATTTCGTCGCGGTGGGACTGGTTGcgtgacgggctggggacgggacgagacgctgcaacgcgtcccgccccGATTCCGTCAATGCGGAACGAaacacgggccacccgcgtgacgcgttgcgggtggccttagggcattagcaattTCATCTCTTATTTATGGATTCCAtattaatactagtaatttagtttaattgtcaaaattttatttacaaaaataatatgatTTCTTAATTTGTAGATTTatgtaaatattttaatttttaataaaaatggaaaagaaatcaaaatcCGAAAAACAAGGTAAGTAGATTAAAATTTTCTAACATTTTGAATCTAAACTTTTCTTagtttcttttttctatttttagattTCTCACAGTTTAGATACTTTACAGAGTGgacataattttatataattataatgattattattaattaaaaatattaaaattattaatgatGCTTAATTTCAACATAATAAATAACTTtaattacaattataattaaaataataataattattaaaatcttgaatcatataataataaataataatttttattattttataaattaataattaattaacaaaattttatcaaaaactttaaaattataaattctgTTATAATATCAGTAAATAactatgataataattatacttattactattatattatttataattataattataataatatataattatattactattattatgaTGGATGGTATTCAAATACGAATTATTCATCATAATAATAAGTAGATATATTGACACTTAATAATAagaaactttttaaaaatttatttttttcatgaaCTTTGAACGTAATACTATGTATAATCGCGAACTTAAATAGTTTTAAAATTTGCCCAAAATAACAAAGCATACTAATGTCTCAAAGTTAACCCAATGTTCGTATATCTTGTTAATTTGTAATGGAATATCAATTCAATTTATACTACTTCGTCTACTGTGATTTGTAttcttttgtttaattatttaaaaatgagATTATATCGTTGAAGTGGACAAGTTATGCAGAATAAAATTTGTTTTAGGGGCGTAGGTAGTTAAGTGGGCCAAACAAATGTGATATCAGTCTAAGTAATATCTACAAATGGGCTTCTATTGGGCTCAATAAATTAATACCCTAAGAACAGGTTTTCATGATTAAATCAGTACTTTTTTCCGTTTAAATAAATATGAGCAATTAAAACAATTGTACTGaaaattcatatttaaaatCATAGTTTTGGCTATTTGTCACTCAATGACATTAACTAAATCATATTTAAAATCAACAGCTGCATGTTGCATATATAAATGTGTGTTTTCTCTTTTAAGTTACAACTCTGTCATTTATTTTATGGGGCAGGAAGATGAGTAACTTGGGGAGCATCGAATAGAGTGAATTTGGCCTAgctgtttttttcttttatcagTAAGATTAAAAGTTATGAGAAAATATGAGCATTGAATATTGAAAGGACCAATTTTGTTCTAGAACAATATTGGTGTTGTTATATCCTCTATTCATATACATGCATATTAATTTGAATTCGTGAGACCTTTTGGCAGAGAAGtatttaatctaattaattatGATATGTTGGACTTATGTTTGTGGTCTGACTAAATGattattaaatcaaattatGATTGTGATCTCACAATTAATAActaaagaataagaaaataacaaAGGTCCATAAACTAATAAGCAGAAATGTTGAATGAATTAAAAGTCGTGATTCTAACTTCTCAACTAAGTTTAGAAGAATTAGTTTGTATATATCTTTTCACAAACTTCACTATTCTAATTCTATATAGCTCgttcatataaaaaaatgttgatctaattttcaaattaataacCGATGCCAATTAATTATACGGATTCAcaacatatttaattaattaaacatcattaataagtagtactactagtagtatttaagtaaataaatgaataaatccGTTGCATCTGAACCAAGTTGCAGGGATAAAAAGTGGAATATGAGAAAACAATGGTGTTTGAGGAATATTCTAATTGAACTTAATACTCTTACCGTCGTTGTTGAAAATAGTTGTTACATATCTAgacacaaataaattaaaatgacgTCTTGTCATAATGCATGGTATATAACTATTCATTGTCTCATAGTATCAAATAAACAATTCCCACCACATAAATTTCGCCTCAAAAGCCAAGGCAAAGCTATAATACATTTTAAGttttatttcttaaatttaaaaatttacacGGCATATTCATAAACATTTAAGTTTAGAACATAGTGCTATCAATTTAGTACTTTTCTTGATACGCTTTCACCTTTTGTGCTATATATAAATGGAGTTTTTGTGATGTGAATTGTATTGAGTTTTCTTTTATCTCTCGTAAACGACTTTTAATTTCTTGTGTATAAAGAGATTAAGTAATTAGTTAAGCTCATGTTTACGTTATGTGTACTGAATTGTTTTTCTTTACTGGCCATAACTTTTCAGACGCAAGTGTTTGAGCATCGAACAAATTACTAAGATTTTTGGGACAGTTGTTATTTTAAATTACAATTATTGTTAATTTTTGGTTAATCTAAcaattattaaaattagaatataaaatcataaattttaaatttattttagttatcCCACAATGGTCAAAgatgaaaattaatttaaacCAATATGATATGACAGCTATACAACATTGTTATACTTATAAGTTATAATTGAAACGGCGTACGTAATATTGGTGTTATAATTATATCATGGAGTATTTGATTTTGACATATTCGTTTTTGACCTTTGTGGGATgattgcaaaaaaaattaaagttatgTGACTAACTAGAAGTTAAtgtaaaattacaatttaaatgATAATTATTCTAAGACTTTTTTCATTGTTTAGCtgcttttatttatttgtttatgttttatcTTCATACTTCACGTAGCACATATTGTGCACTTATCTCACACTATATTCCGTAGGTTAATTAACCAATCTTTTGTAGGAATCTAGATCTACAATTATAgtaaaattagtattttattttagtgtcatactaatattttatagcTATAAAAAGCACACGCATACACTCGTGTGAATCTATGACGTGGAAATGTTCTGAATTGGGAGAATTGTTGGTATCCCTCGAACACAAAAAAGTCATAAACACTGAATTATGAAGAAACTAAATTCGATACGTAAACGTAGCAATCGTAAATCGTTACTAGTTTACTTTGACTAATTTATTAGTAGATAACTTGTGGGATTAGTTCATTACTCGGAGACTTTTCAATGTAAGAGCTTAATTCACAATTTAACATTAATGAATCAtgtatttatggtaaaaaataCATATAACTTTGTTAACACTacggggtgttcggttggcaagattaaatttcatgattaaatatgtatcatgtttggttcataagattgaacccttcaacttaatcctagatggataatctcataataattagtcatatcatcccccctccaactaaaataatcacacaacttaatcctagatggatagtctcatgatattagtcatggcaaccgaacgccacctatgTGGATATTGGACGATTGAGTTGGATTGCATACCCAATCTTTctataaggccacccgcaacgcgttacgcgggtggctcgaGTCCCGTCCCTCCGTGACAAGACGGGGCGCGGGACGAGTTGCAGTGTCCCGTCCCGTCACCATCCCGCCGAGACCCGCATCAGGCCGAGACAGcgcgcgagctgtctcgccacgcgcttgcgCTACGTGGCGtgcgacgcccactcgccggcccgcgagtgggtttcgtcatgctgacgcaataaattatttttttaaaaaaaatagaatttaataaataaaaaattaaaattcgaaaacgataatattaccgttttcgaccgttttccctttttttaatttttttttattttttactctataaatactcctatttgatCCTCATTTcgcacacaaacacacatataatcctctcaaatcatctctctttccactccaattttcatctcaaatcatctcgtttattcttctctcaaagttaatcgatctaatggatccatttgagcaaatgcatcgaataatggaagaatcacttgaagaagatcgacgccgggaggcggaggaagccgcgcagccccaaagacgctcccgaacttacatccatcgtaaccgggaggaagccgccggtagaaattaaattatgtatttttcattttttaggatttttaattatgttttgttttattgttttaagaatgtaatgttgtaattttattttatttaatgaaatgtgtttttattaattgaatttgttggaaataaaaataaaaaatgaaaatgaatttagAGCATCAAAATATACAGAGTTGAATGACCTGACGTGGACTTCATCAAACAGCGATCGATGACGTTTGTTTTTTCTCATACGCATCTATTATGGTTTGAATAAGACTTTCTTCCGTCCGTGGAATTTTTATGGTCaataatttgcattttaatttctaatattttaaattatgtctttttttatttattttgctacgaatttaattatgtatatttttaggattttaaattgtatttttattttatttaatgaagtgtgttttttattaattgaatttgttagaaatacaaataaaaaatgaaattgaatgaatattaatttaatagacggttaagggacggataagagatggagggttgcaggttccgtcccttagttaagagatggagtaaaaaagtataggAGGCtcatgaataataatttaaaagacggttaagagacggataagagacaacgTTGTAGATGGCCTAATTTTTTTAACCCACCTTACCGTGATActaatatatttcttaaaacttgtgtttGAATAAAAATGGGACACGTGTACTTTTTAACTTTCTGGATAAATGGTACAGAGTACTCCACCAATAATCTGCTGCTTCCTCCCCACAAATGTCTTCGTTCTTTATGCTATTTTGATGAATACAAATATTACTACTCCTACTAGagaataataaaacaaaatatgagCTGAAAGTTGGACTAGGTGAAACGTTGAGATATGCCTAGATTTGAGATCCAAGGTgtgaacaaaataaaaaaaatagcattGACTCCGGAATGGAGCTAGTAAATGACAATTCAATTGTAACAaacactactccctccgtccaattaAAGATgacttattttccttttttttatcttaatcaagatgactcattaataaaaatagaaacacattGTATCTTGTTctcattctcttactttactctcttcatttaacacacaaaataaagctaTTTAAAATCCCGTATTGCCCAAGGAAGAGGTCATCTTCCTTGAGAAGGAGGGAGCGGTAGGTATGGATTGATGCATGCAGGCATTCCGGAAAAACTTATCACAAtctaaatacataaacataaatacCACACCAAGTTGTCAATTTcatttactaataaaataataacgACATCATGTGTAAATTTATATTTCCATAATTGCATTAGTTGTGGtggattttaataaatttttaatagtaaTAGGAAGCCTCATCGAACCAACATGTGGCTGCTATTCCCATCCTACTTTttgatttttctctctctaggaGCATTAGAGAAAGAAAGAGTGGGAAATAGGTGCAGCTCcgtgtatgtatttatgtatgtatctatctatatatatagatggAATCCCAATAATAAACACGTatagaggagagagagagagaggcaatGGGAAGATCCGCTTGCTGCTCAAAAGTGGGATTGAGGAGAGGGCCATGGTCTGCCAAAGAAGACTCTCTCCTCTCCTCTTACATCCAACAACACGGTGAAGGCCAATGGCGTTCTCTCCCCAAAAAAGCCGGTAATTATACACTCTAATCTATTTGtgtgtttaattaattaattagagctAAAATGGTTGAAATTAACAGAGCTGCTGAGGTGTGGAAAGAGCTGCAGATTGAGATGGATGAACTATCTACGGCCAGGGATCAAGCGAGGAAACATAAGCGAAGACGAAGAGGATCTGATCGTGCGGCTGCACCGCCTCCTCGGGAATCGATGGTCCCTAATCGCCGGCAGATTGCCAGGTCGAACCGACAATGAGATTAAAAACTACTGGAACACTCATCTCTTCAAGAAGCTCAATTCCCATTCCAATCCACCCCCACCCGCACCTAAGAAAAAGAACCCGGCTAAGAAGACCGCCGCCGCCCCGCCGCCGGAGATTGAATCAGCTAAACTGTTCTCGCCCAAGCCTACTAGAATTTCCTCTGCTTTCCCGAGGAACGAGAGCCACGACAGCTTGCCTAGCAGCAGGTCGTCGAGCAGCCAGGCCGTGCCggagatggaggattcggcgGCGCTGTATCACTTCTCCGATTCGTTCGGCGGAGAGATGTGGGAGCAGGTGTACGCTGAGTATATGCAGcttctttaattaaattagttaattaattatataaatcgTCAATGAATAATACTACGAGTAAAGCAAAACTGGCTGCttttaatgtattattattGTCTCTTTATGTCTGCGCCTCATCATTATTAATTCTAATCATTGCTACTACTACTTGTCTTACTTTTCCTCTAaatcttttcttcttttgttttcaTAAATTTAGTGCTTAGATTTACTAATTTTGACATACTCCAACCAGACTTTTCAAAACACTTAACAAGCCCCGCAATGGAGGTAAAAGAGTTTAACAACTAATTATCATTTAAAAGATAATGAAGTTTAGTCAAACTCTAGAATATGCACTTCAACTTCGACAACGAAAATGAAATAAACGGAAAATTCATGAAATTTGAATTCGATCACAAGTATCCCATGATAAAAAAATCAGTTCCtttgattataataatatattgttgatatttttttatcgtttttatttatattgacatttatttatgttttatttttccgATCTCAAAAATATTGGTCATAGTGTGAAATTAAAATACCAGGATGAACAAGAATTTTGACTAAAAATTGATTGTTTTAGCGAGATTTTGCTAGGGttaaaattaatagtttgattTCATATAGTATTATGACAGGACAATTACGTTACAATTTTCATTGCTTTATGTCTGTGTCAATGGTGAGCATAGTTATCACGTGATACATTTCCCTCGAAAAGGGAAGTGTGTATTTAAATAGAACAAGTGGATAGAAATCCATTGAGATCTCAACACCATTACCCTTTTCGATGGCTTTGTTTACGTTTTTCAATTCATCGTATATTCTACTCATCATACTTCCGAAAGCCATCATCAATTGTTAACCAAATTAATCCACTTCCAGCTAATTTTACTGCATAATAAATTGCTTGattagaaaaaaattagtgtgccactataacaaaaaaaatgggTACTCCTTTTTTGCCTATGAATAAATGCTCCATTCTAACTTGTCATAAATTTAAATGTATAGTACTAGACTACATAATTTAACGTATGAAAAAAAAGTTTATAGAATAAGAATCTTACATTTGTACTTATATacgtattaattttatatagtaaaatataaataaaattagcaaGTTGAACGTGATATTCATTTACCAAAATTGGTTTGACATTTTGATacgtttaatatttaattatttagttgcattatttagttagataatttagggattgcatatcttttgtcttgttcattaagttagtatccctattataaatagggctattattattctcattaatcaatcaatgaaataatcGTTTATCGcctttcttgttttctttaaCGTTTTTCTGCAAACCCTAGTTGTCGACGGAATTTCGCCTCCCGGGACTTCTAATCTATCTTCCGGCATCGCGTTAAGGAGATTATCcttaacacatttttttaatcatgCGTTTCCATTCTACTTAAAAGAATATTAGACCTTTCTATCATGTGATTGCATTATTGTTTCCATTTGCATCTTATCATGAAATAAATGCATTGATCTCTAAATTAATGAATACGTGTTACTGCTAGAAACTTCTACCCTATAAGGCTATAACTCAACTCAAATTTTGATTATCCAACCTCTTAATTTCAATCTGGAAACCTTTGGCTTATAACTTAATACGCAATAACAGCTAGGAGTACTTCCTAGTTTCAACTTTGAAACTTCTATCCTCAACTTTGAAATTTCTATCATATAGCTTAATTTAAAGTTCTAATATTGTgtatataatactccattttaaattttgtcacactttaactggacatgagttttaaaaaatataatgaaaagtgagttgaaaaagttagtggtgtCACACTTTAACTGGACGTGAGTTTTAAAAAgtataatggaaagtgagttaaaaagGTAGTGGAGAGTGAGTCctagttttatatattattagttttataataaaatgtcagttgtaatgagttagtggaatatgagatccactataaaaaaatggtaaaaagttaaATGTGATTTGTGGGAggaagaaaatggaaaaatgtgacaaaatttaagggacggatggagtaatcaACATCCGAGTTCCAACGTTGTTAAGTTATTTGAAACACGTACACGCACAAATACATAACTGATACGATGAATGAATCCAATGACATGTAAATGCAATTGATGCCCTACTTAAACAATTTTGGGCATTATTGGTGTACGATTCTGTCAACAATGTTTCTAATGTTTAATAATGTATCATCTTATCCATTTTCTATAAAATCAATAGTACGAATTAgtcccataaaattaggatGTGAAAACAATAGTAAATGATATAGTTACACTCTAtattacaaaacaaaataaacggataatataaatttaaatcatgaaatttagtCAGTAGACTTGTAATATTTGAAAACTGAATATTAAATAACTTCAATTTTTTAGTCTCATAAAACTGAATATTAAATCACTTCAATTTTTTAGTCTCATAGTGCTCAAAACAAAGTTATTCCATTCAAATAAGAATTTTCTTTCTctattatttttcttcttttcattcttatttaataaaattaagttGTTTTAAGAGCAACAAGACATGTCGTTTTGTATACAGATGTAACAATTTCCTTTGGAACTTCTTGACGTAATattacattttaaaatattgtggGATTGATCTGAATTTGATCAAATTCCATGCTTTAAATGGTTGTAatctttaaattaaatttttagaaTCCATAAAACCTAAGTCAAAATGAGATAAAGAAGAATATTTTTCTAGTTGCATGTTGATACAAGATCAATAATAATAgttatttcaattaaaaaagGCCATTAAAATAGAATGTAGTGTGTTCCCAGAAATATAATTTACTCCAATACTCTTAAGTCTCGATAGAGTAGATAACTCATTTATCTTGGAGTTATCTATTCTAAAATGACATAAAATGTGTGTTGTTATCATGTTTGTTTTATCTATCTAGGGCCCCTAAAACTTGTAAATTGATCTTATTCATATTCGTTCATTTGCAAATATATGGCCAACATTAGCTCTTAATTAGTTGTAATAGTATAAAGGGTGTTAGCTAGGTTAATTATTGAGTTTGATAAGAACTAGAATTAGAGTCTACAACTTTGAAACTTCATAGAATTACTATTGCAATGCCATAATCAGAGAGTACTACTACTAGTTCTTAACAAAACTCACCTACTTCTCAATAACTTAAAATTAATGTTCATGAAATAGTACTATTATAGAATTCTCTTTGATACTTGGTTAACTGCTTGATTAGCAAATTTACTTGCATATATTTATATGCTCTCAGGATACTAATGATAGATTTCTATTGGCAGCTTGCGGAATGTCTAGGATTTTATGTCTTTTTTTCCTTAataattttctttctttctttcttccaaAGGATAAGTTTGTACGTCTTTTTCTACTCTATTTGTAGTTATTATAGCGTTATCTACTCAATTTCACTGTGGCAATGGGTGTTTATATACTGTAGCAAACACAATACTAATGATCAGAAATTTGTTGAACTAATAAagtttagtagtagtatatagaaCTAATGTATTTGGGCAAGTAGTCCTGGGCCTGCCAAAATGGGCTACAAAATTAAAGGTAAAAATAGATGGACGCCCATTGAAATATTGTGGTGTCTTTTATATGAGTAGCCACCATAACTtttatctctcctatttcttatttaacatattgtttttttattttattttgttttgtttgttttttcgtttggtgttttctttttgtcattttcaCGAAAAATTTCCCTGGTTGACACACGAAAAACACTATAAAATCTATGTTAAATTGGCAATGTTTCGCTCGGAATGAGAAGGTAAATgacaattaatatattaatcaCAAATAAAGAGCTTTCATTTGTGTACaaagaaaatgtaaatgaaatcggattatcaattcatattttaatttcaaatgaCAATCCGATTTCATTTACAAATCGTAAATGAAAAGCTTTCATTTTGTCAATATATGTAAATGAAATCGGATTAGCGATCAATCTACAACAAATCAATTAAGTAGTGCATACCACATAAATGTAAGGAAtttcaaaacaataaaatggtATTTATACATGTAATTATAGGATTATATTAAAATACAACCACTTTTAAATGGTATTTATACATGTAATTATAAGATTGTACTCCATCAGTCtctgaaaatttatcacatttcattttctgtcaatattttgaaaaaatgataataaatagttaaagtgaatagatggtaaagtaaaagagataataatgtagagaagactctcatctacattattcttcctcttactttattttttcttcactttagctatttattactccctccgtcccgcactaatcacacgtttcattttcggcacggagattaaggaatgagtgtat from Salvia splendens isolate huo1 chromosome 4, SspV2, whole genome shotgun sequence encodes the following:
- the LOC121801297 gene encoding transcription factor MYB1-like, whose product is MGRSACCSKVGLRRGPWSAKEDSLLSSYIQQHGEGQWRSLPKKAELLRCGKSCRLRWMNYLRPGIKRGNISEDEEDLIVRLHRLLGNRWSLIAGRLPGRTDNEIKNYWNTHLFKKLNSHSNPPPPAPKKKNPAKKTAAAPPPEIESAKLFSPKPTRISSAFPRNESHDSLPSSRSSSSQAVPEMEDSAALYHFSDSFGGEMWEQVYAEYMQLL